In the genome of Phosphitispora fastidiosa, one region contains:
- the ccsA gene encoding cytochrome c biogenesis protein CcsA, which translates to MNNGADILLLTAAGFHWAAVVFYAAATVLFFLGFAFKKDGWSKTGVILIICGAVVHTAALGVRWAAAGHGPFMKKYEILSSYVLIAMYMYLGVLKKRPGLRSAGIFVMPVSLIIMGLALTSSSAVVEMPASFNYVWIVLHVLFAQASYGSGLIGAGLALLYLLKEKAQNRGAVTGVYRNMPTLENMDRLSYRFHGFAFLAVGVMTASGAVWANYAWGRYWGWDPVENWSLISWLLYGIYLHLRRIHGWAGKRAAWFSFAAFLVLVFILAGIGWVYQSVHAPYFI; encoded by the coding sequence ATGAATAATGGGGCTGACATTTTACTCCTGACAGCAGCAGGGTTTCACTGGGCGGCAGTAGTGTTTTATGCTGCCGCCACAGTATTGTTCTTCCTGGGGTTTGCCTTTAAAAAAGATGGATGGTCAAAAACGGGGGTAATCCTGATAATTTGCGGCGCTGTTGTCCATACAGCCGCCTTGGGTGTCAGGTGGGCGGCTGCCGGGCATGGGCCGTTTATGAAAAAATATGAGATCCTGTCATCATATGTTTTGATAGCCATGTACATGTACCTGGGAGTCCTGAAAAAGCGTCCCGGCTTAAGGTCAGCGGGGATTTTTGTGATGCCTGTGTCCCTGATAATTATGGGCCTGGCTCTGACTTCATCATCAGCGGTTGTGGAGATGCCGGCCAGCTTTAATTATGTCTGGATTGTGCTTCATGTCCTGTTTGCCCAGGCCTCTTACGGTTCCGGTCTGATTGGGGCAGGGCTGGCGCTGCTGTACCTGTTGAAAGAAAAGGCCCAGAACAGAGGGGCCGTGACAGGAGTGTACCGGAACATGCCTACACTGGAAAACATGGACAGGCTGAGCTACAGGTTTCATGGGTTTGCCTTCCTGGCTGTCGGTGTCATGACTGCCTCCGGAGCCGTTTGGGCCAACTATGCTTGGGGCAGGTACTGGGGCTGGGACCCGGTGGAAAACTGGTCACTTATCTCATGGCTCCTGTACGGGATATACCTGCATTTAAGAAGAATCCATGGGTGGGCCGGAAAAAGGGCGGCCTGGTTTTCCTTTGCCGCTTTTCTGGTGCTGGTTTTCATCCTGGCCGGAATAGGCTGGGTGTATCAGTCTGTTCATGCGCCGTATTTTATATAA
- a CDS encoding nucleotidyltransferase family protein yields MLLTPEKKRKYSLGWRKREDARKQLLGKRKTEAFKKARAAAKFLKEKYGVEVYLFGSLAWGGFWEKSDIDLALEGLDDPKQYLKVFGEAWEVVSPFELDLVMFQDIDDDFRNEIRSRGVAL; encoded by the coding sequence ATGTTATTGACACCGGAGAAGAAAAGAAAATATTCCCTTGGTTGGCGTAAGAGAGAAGATGCCAGAAAACAGCTGCTGGGAAAGCGAAAAACAGAAGCTTTTAAAAAAGCCCGGGCTGCTGCAAAATTTCTCAAAGAGAAATATGGAGTAGAGGTATATCTTTTTGGTTCTCTTGCCTGGGGTGGGTTTTGGGAGAAGTCGGATATTGACCTGGCATTGGAAGGGCTGGATGATCCCAAACAATATTTGAAGGTCTTTGGTGAAGCCTGGGAAGTGGTATCACCTTTTGAACTTGACCTGGTGATGTTTCAGGATATTGATGATGATTTTCGTAATGAGATCAGGAGCAGGGGAGTGGCCTTATGA